The window TCGTCGGACGGCACCACGGGCATGGTGCGGGACCGCGACGACGTCGACGTTCTCGTGGAGATCTCCGATCGGTCGGACAACGCCGCCCGCAACGCCGGCATCGACCGCGCCGACGGCGACGTCGTCGCGCTGCTGGACCGCTCGTACACCGTCGAGGCGGGCTGGCTCGACGCCGTCGCGGACGGCATCGACGACGCGGCCGTCGTCACCGGACCGACCCACGAGCAGCTGGCGGCCGGGATGACGACCGAGTCCGCCGAGACCGCGACCGTCGCCGGGCGCGACGTGTCCTTCTTCAATCCCGGCAACGTCGCCTTCGAGCGAAGCGTCCTGACGTCGATGGACGGGTTCGACGAGTCCCTCGACGCCGGCGGCGCCCGCGACCTGGCCCACCGCCTCGCCGGCGCCGGCCACGACGTGGCCTGGAGCAGCGGCATGAGCGTCCGCCACGAGTACGGGGCCGACGGCGGCGTCCGCGAGACGGAGTGGGGGCCGAAGTACCGCTCGCTGTCCTACCGGCTCGTGAAGAACTACGGCCTCCGCCCGACCGTTCTCGGCCGCGTCCTCGGCTCGGCCGGCCGGGACGCCTTCGGTGGGCTGCGTGGCGTCCTCGCCGGCGACTCCGACCCCTCCGAGTGGCTCGGGACCGGCCGCTCGGTCACCGGAGCGATCGCCGCGGGGATCAAGGACGGCCTGATCGCCCGGTTCAAGGACCGGAGCTGGCGGCGCAACCCCAACGGCCGCTCGACGCGGGCCGACCGCGCCGTCGCCGTCTACGACGAGCGCTGACCGACCGCTCCCCCTGCCGGCTCTTAAAGACGGCCTCACACGCTAGCCCCAGCGTTACCTGCCCGTTCGACGTGGGTCCCGGTACAGACATGCAGACCGTCACCTCCGCGGACGGAACGGAGATCGGCTACGAGACCCAGGGCGAGGGCCGGCCCGTGGTCCTGGTCCACGGCACCAGCACGACGCGGGAGAGCTGGACGCCCGTCGTCCCGCACCTCGCCGAGGAGTTCCGCGTCGTCGTGCCCGACAGGCGGGGCCGGGGCGAAAGCGGCGACGCGGACGCGTACGACCTCGACCGCGAGGTCGCGGACGTGCGGGCCGTCCTCGACGACGTCGACGGGGAGCCCGCGCTGGTCGGGCAGTCCTTCGGCGGCCTCTGCGCGCTGGAGGCCGCCCGGCGCGCCGACGTCTCCGATCTGGCGCTGTACGAGCCGGCGGTCGTCGTCGGCGACCACCGCCGGGAGACCGGCGATGCCGACCGGATGGAAAGCCTGCTCGCGGCGGGGGAGCGACGCGAGGCGGTCGAACTCGCGATGGGCGTAATGACGGGCGACGAGGGCGCGCCGGGTGCGGCGGCCGTCGAGGCGGCCCTGCCGGTCGCGGGGACCATCCCGCGGGAACTGCGCGCCGTGGCGACCTACGAGCTCCCGGCGGACCTCGACGTCGACGCCCGGACGCTCCTGCTGACGGGCGACCGCGGGCCGACGCACCTCAGAGACGCCATCGAGGTGGTCGACGAGCGCCTGCCGGACAGTCGCCTGGTCGAGTTCGAGGGGCTCGGCCACGTCTTCCAGGCCGACGATCCCGGTCGGGTCGCCGAGGAGATCCGTGCGTTCCTGGCGGCGGAGTAGCGCGGTAATTACGACTTGGAGCTACGGAGCCAGCCCCTCGACGACGCGCCCGGGGTTCTTGGAGATCACCTTTTTACTTCGTCGGGTTTCCTCGGGCGCTCTGCGAGCGCCCTGCGGTAACCCTCCTCGCGAAACCGTGGGCGAAAAACGATCTCGCGAGCGCCTGTGGCGCTCGCGAGTGAACCGCCTCGCTCCGCTCGGCGGATACTCGACGGCTCTCCTCAGGGCGCCAGCTCCTCGACGACGCGCCCGGGGTTCTTGGAGAAGACCTTCTTCATGGCGTCCTCGGGGACGTCGAGTGTGAGGATCTCCATGACGGCGACGTTGGGGTGGACGGAGGGCGCGCCGGAGCCGAAGAGGACGCGGTCGGGATGCTCCATGATGGCCCGCTCCAGCGGGTCGCGATAGCGGACGGTGCTCGTGTCGAGGTAGCAGTCTTCGTGGCGGTCCAGCAGGTCGATGGCCCGGTGCATCAGGTCCCGCTGGAGGGGGTGGGCGCCGAAGTGGCCGACGATGACGGGGAAGTCGTAACCGAGCAGGGTCCGCTCGACGGCCTCCGGCGGGAACTCCGTCCCGCCGTGGACGAGCAGGGGCTTGCCCACGTCGGAGAGCTCGTCGAGGACCTCGTCGTCGGGCAGGCCGTCCTTCGCGGGGTGGAGCGTGAAGCCCGCGAAGCGGTCGTCGTAGGCGTACTGCTCGACGTCCTCGGGCGAGGTGTGGTGGTCCTTCCGCGAGGTGGCGAGGTTCCGCAGGCGCGAGCCGGCGCCGTCGCCGGCGTCGCGGGCGCCGTTGATGCGGGCGAAGGCGACCAGCGGACGGCCGACGCTCATTCGCGCGACCGCGTTGTTGACCTTGAGGTAACCGTCGTCGCGGTGGCCGGGAGCGGCGACGGCGCGGACGACGCCGGCCTGGTGCATCTCGCGTTCGAGCCCCTCCGGATCCCCGATCTCCTCGCGGGGCCGACGCTCGTCGTCGGGCTCCAGGCGGGCGTGGACGTCGACAACGCGGAACCCGTGTTCCAGCTCCAGCATTGTCGTGGGCAATGTCGGTTCCCGGTATTAAAGCATCGGCAGGCCGGCTGCCGTCCTTCCGCCGCTCCGACAGGTCCCGGGCCGTCGGATCCGGAGACGGCCGGACCGGTGCGGCGGGCGTTCCCCGCTGGGATTCCATCCTCGGGTACGGCTATCGAGCAGGCGCCGGGCGGATATCACCCGACTCGCGCCGGGAGTGGCCCCGCTGCGCCGCACTAGCAAAAGTTTTATATAGAACTGCAAACGACTCATATAACGAGGTACATAACCATGTCACAGGGCCAGCGACGCATGGGTGGCCAGCCCCTCTTCATTCTCGACGAGGACACCCAGCGCACACAAGGCAAGGACGCACAGAGTTCGAACATTTCCGCCGGCAAGGCCGTCAGCGAGTCCGTACGGACGACGCTGGGCCCGCGGGGGATGGACAAGATGCTCGTCTCCGACTCCGGTGACGTCGTCATCACGAACGACGGCGCCACCATCCTCGAGGAGATGGACATCGAGCACCCCGCGGCCCAGATGATCGTCGAGGTCGCCGACACCCAGGAGGAGGAGGTCGGCGACGGGACGACGACGGCCTCGGTCCTCGCCGGCCAGCTGCTGGCCCAGGCCGAGGACCTGCTGGACGACGACGTCCACCCGACGACAATCGTCGAGGGCTACCACGAGGCCTCCCAGCTGGCCCGCGAGGCCATCGAGGGCGAGGTCCTCGACGACGAACTGGACGACGAGACGCTCGTCTCCGTCGCCGAGTCCTCCATGACCGGCAAGGGCACGGGCGACGTCGCCGCCGGCCGGCTCGCCGAGACGGTCGTCGACGCCGTCCGCCAGGCCGAGAACGAGTCCGGCGTCGTCCGCGACAACGTCGCCGTCCGGACCCAGACCGGCGCCGCCTCGTCGGCCACCGAACTGGTCGAGGGCGTCATCTTCGAGGAGGACCCCGCCCACGACAACATGCCGACGTCCGTCCAGGACGCCGACATCGCCGTCGTCGACGCCGACCTCGAGGTCCGCGAGAGCAACATCGACGCCGAGTACAACGTCTCCAGCGTCGACCAGTTCAACGCGGCGCTGGACGCCGAGGAGGAGGAGCTGCGCGGCTACGCCCAGGACCTGATCGACACGGGCGCCGACGTCGCCTTCGTCACCGGTAACATCGAGGACCTGGTCGCCGCCGAACTCGCCAAGGCCGGCGTGCTGGCCTTCGCGAGCGTCAGCGACGACGACGTCGCCTCCGTGGTCGACTCGACCGGCGCCAGCCGCGTCGGCTCCGTC of the Halomicrobium salinisoli genome contains:
- a CDS encoding alpha/beta fold hydrolase; amino-acid sequence: MQTVTSADGTEIGYETQGEGRPVVLVHGTSTTRESWTPVVPHLAEEFRVVVPDRRGRGESGDADAYDLDREVADVRAVLDDVDGEPALVGQSFGGLCALEAARRADVSDLALYEPAVVVGDHRRETGDADRMESLLAAGERREAVELAMGVMTGDEGAPGAAAVEAALPVAGTIPRELRAVATYELPADLDVDARTLLLTGDRGPTHLRDAIEVVDERLPDSRLVEFEGLGHVFQADDPGRVAEEIRAFLAAE
- the thsA gene encoding thermosome subunit alpha; this translates as MGGQPLFILDEDTQRTQGKDAQSSNISAGKAVSESVRTTLGPRGMDKMLVSDSGDVVITNDGATILEEMDIEHPAAQMIVEVADTQEEEVGDGTTTASVLAGQLLAQAEDLLDDDVHPTTIVEGYHEASQLAREAIEGEVLDDELDDETLVSVAESSMTGKGTGDVAAGRLAETVVDAVRQAENESGVVRDNVAVRTQTGAASSATELVEGVIFEEDPAHDNMPTSVQDADIAVVDADLEVRESNIDAEYNVSSVDQFNAALDAEEEELRGYAQDLIDTGADVAFVTGNIEDLVAAELAKAGVLAFASVSDDDVASVVDSTGASRVGSVEALESGDLGHADDLSIEKFGDGDELVFVQGGDTSETVTVFARGGTEHVADELERALNDALDVVTAALDEGGVVPGAGATEIAIADHVRSEAASIEGRKQLAVEAYADAVDVLPRTLAENTGMDPIDALVDLRSRYESEDRAGIISEGQTGVIDDPIDYGVLDPAAVKHEAVESATEAATMIARIDDVISAE
- a CDS encoding amidohydrolase family protein translates to MLELEHGFRVVDVHARLEPDDERRPREEIGDPEGLEREMHQAGVVRAVAAPGHRDDGYLKVNNAVARMSVGRPLVAFARINGARDAGDGAGSRLRNLATSRKDHHTSPEDVEQYAYDDRFAGFTLHPAKDGLPDDEVLDELSDVGKPLLVHGGTEFPPEAVERTLLGYDFPVIVGHFGAHPLQRDLMHRAIDLLDRHEDCYLDTSTVRYRDPLERAIMEHPDRVLFGSGAPSVHPNVAVMEILTLDVPEDAMKKVFSKNPGRVVEELAP
- a CDS encoding glycosyltransferase family 2 protein; the protein is MELSVVVPTLNGREELARCLDALADHVPDAETVVVNGPSSDGTTGMVRDRDDVDVLVEISDRSDNAARNAGIDRADGDVVALLDRSYTVEAGWLDAVADGIDDAAVVTGPTHEQLAAGMTTESAETATVAGRDVSFFNPGNVAFERSVLTSMDGFDESLDAGGARDLAHRLAGAGHDVAWSSGMSVRHEYGADGGVRETEWGPKYRSLSYRLVKNYGLRPTVLGRVLGSAGRDAFGGLRGVLAGDSDPSEWLGTGRSVTGAIAAGIKDGLIARFKDRSWRRNPNGRSTRADRAVAVYDER